A single region of the Halorubrum depositum genome encodes:
- the mutL gene encoding DNA mismatch repair endonuclease MutL: MAGEERAGGDRSDETARPAREAPRVRRLDSATVDRIAAGEVVTRPARVVGELIDNALDAGASAVEVAVDGDGTDRIRVADDGRGMSRADARRAVERHATSKLAPDGDPVGVASLGFRGEALAAIADAARLELTTSDGDAVGTRVVVDGTRATGEDEGGDIDVADAGRARGTTVVVEDLFATRPARRESLAGAAAEFARVSSLVADYALANPGVAFALDHDGSTTLSTPGTGVTDALFGVYDRDTASRSTELAAGVDVGTDGGEPLSVDVAGALAYPSVTRASRDHVRVSVNGRPVRNDRLAAAVRAGYGRLIPDGREPVAAVDVAVPPARVDPNVHPAKREVGLRDADRVADAVESAVADALTGADLRRKGDVDTGIESALDPVGGEAGERPGTFAEADPVGVFRDLYLLVEAGDELLVVDGHAAHERVNYERLSRAFSDEPVPTAALDPPATVSLSADEAAAAEAHGDALDALGFEAEPFGGGTVRLRTVPAPFGRAADADAFRDALATLAGGESPRDAREALLADLACHPSLKRGEIGGLSRGEQRSLLDRLGECDRPYSCPHGRPTVLSVDEATFAAGFGRDR, translated from the coding sequence ATGGCGGGTGAGGAGCGCGCCGGCGGGGACCGGTCGGACGAGACCGCGAGGCCGGCCCGGGAGGCCCCCCGCGTCCGCCGGCTCGACTCCGCCACGGTCGACCGGATCGCCGCCGGCGAGGTGGTCACCCGGCCGGCGCGGGTCGTCGGCGAGCTGATCGACAACGCGCTCGACGCCGGCGCCTCCGCGGTCGAGGTCGCGGTCGACGGCGACGGCACCGACCGGATCCGGGTCGCCGACGACGGCCGCGGGATGTCCCGCGCGGACGCCCGCCGCGCGGTCGAGCGCCACGCGACGAGCAAGCTCGCGCCCGACGGCGACCCGGTCGGCGTCGCGTCGCTCGGCTTCCGCGGCGAGGCGCTGGCCGCGATCGCCGACGCCGCGCGGCTCGAACTGACGACCAGCGACGGCGACGCCGTGGGGACGCGAGTGGTCGTCGACGGGACGCGGGCGACGGGAGAGGACGAGGGAGGCGATATTGACGTGGCCGACGCCGGGCGCGCCCGCGGAACCACGGTCGTCGTCGAGGACCTGTTCGCGACCCGCCCGGCGCGCCGGGAGTCGCTCGCGGGGGCGGCCGCCGAGTTCGCGCGGGTCTCGTCGCTTGTCGCCGACTACGCGCTCGCGAACCCCGGCGTCGCGTTCGCGCTGGACCACGACGGGTCGACCACGCTGTCGACGCCGGGAACCGGCGTCACGGACGCGCTGTTCGGCGTCTACGACCGCGACACCGCCAGCCGGTCGACCGAGCTCGCGGCGGGCGTCGACGTCGGGACGGACGGGGGGGAACCGCTCTCCGTCGACGTCGCCGGCGCGCTCGCGTACCCCTCGGTGACGCGGGCCTCCCGCGACCACGTCCGGGTGTCGGTGAACGGGCGTCCCGTGCGGAACGACAGGCTCGCGGCCGCGGTCCGGGCCGGGTACGGGCGCCTGATCCCGGACGGGCGCGAGCCGGTGGCCGCCGTCGACGTCGCGGTGCCGCCCGCCCGCGTGGACCCGAACGTCCACCCCGCGAAGCGCGAGGTCGGGCTGCGCGACGCCGACCGGGTCGCGGACGCGGTCGAGTCGGCCGTCGCGGACGCGCTCACGGGCGCCGACCTCCGGCGAAAGGGGGACGTGGACACCGGGATCGAGTCAGCGCTCGACCCGGTCGGCGGGGAGGCGGGCGAGCGGCCCGGGACCTTCGCGGAGGCGGACCCGGTCGGCGTCTTCCGCGACCTCTACCTCCTCGTCGAGGCGGGCGACGAGCTACTGGTCGTCGACGGCCACGCCGCCCACGAGCGCGTGAACTACGAGCGGCTCTCGCGGGCCTTTTCGGATGAGCCGGTGCCGACGGCCGCGCTCGACCCGCCCGCGACCGTCTCGCTGTCGGCCGACGAGGCGGCGGCCGCGGAGGCGCACGGCGACGCGCTGGACGCGCTCGGCTTCGAGGCGGAGCCGTTCGGCGGGGGGACCGTCAGGCTCCGGACCGTCCCGGCGCCGTTCGGGCGGGCGGCCGACGCGGACGCGTTCCGCGACGCGCTCGCGACCCTCGCGGGCGGCGAGTCGCCGCGGGACGCCCGGGAGGCGCTGCTCGCCGACCTGGCGTGTCACCCGTCGCTGAAGCGCGGGGAGATCGGGGGGCTGTCGCGCGGCGAGCAGCGCTCGCTTTTGGACCGGCTCGGCGAGTGCGACCGGCCGTACTCGTGTCCCCACGGGCGGCCGACGGTCCTGTCGGTCGACGAGGCGACGTTCGCGGCCGGGTTCGGGCGGGACCGGTGA
- the mutS gene encoding DNA mismatch repair protein MutS, which translates to MPTPDRAVATGLPPGVAAAREELTPMLSQYADLCAAHEDALVLFQVGDFYEAFCEAAEVVARVCEVTLTERSDSTGDYPMAGIPIDNAAPYLESLLDAGYRVAVGDQVEDAEQASGLVDRAVTEVITPGTVVEDDLLEAGTTNYVAAVAASDGGEVGSEIEVGLAAVDVSTGECLVTSGDRDAVAGELDRIAPAELIAGPDASAFEPPDAENGWTTHEHDPSAFGRRAATERLEPYLPAPDRRFEADTELRAAGAVLAYAEYTQGDDGPLSYVTRIRRYDPRDRLRLDAAAQRSLELFENRGLGASDTLFDVLDETSCALGRRCLERWLRRPLVDADAIRRRHDAVGELADRTLAREGVADALAAAYDLERLVGRVSRGRADARDLRSLHATLAVVPELKATLAGADDAGGGGAGDDADEADDNDADRPRTDHLRDLRDRLDELVEIRELIDEAIAVNPPPEITDGGVIREGFDDDLDALRATEREGREWVADLEAGERERTGIDSLSVGHNKVHGYYIEVTDANLDSVPDDYRRRQTLKNSERYVTPELKEREEEIVGAAERADAMEYELFADVRERVAAETERIQGLADALAELDALASLATVAVEGDYVRPKIRDDPDAGIEIEGGRHPVVERAEASFVPNDADLPRGSVAVITGPNMSGKSTYMRAVALAVVLAQTGSFVPAQAASLPVFDRLFTRVGASDDIAGGQSTFMREMSELTEILHDAGPDSLVLLDEVGRGTATTDGRAIARAAAEFVHDELGATALFATHYHGLTDLADERERVFNLHFTATREDGDVTFLHRVVPGASSSSYGVEVAELAGVPAPVVERSRSLVAADETGEPSEGEAASEGDGSASPDASTDATTRAPTDGADPDDVSLREFLAEESSDDATGDDAPTAADGTEVGETEVDDPGVAPESDLAADLRDLDLARTTPIEALNALHDLQSRLDDGG; encoded by the coding sequence ATGCCAACCCCGGACCGAGCGGTCGCGACGGGGCTCCCGCCGGGCGTCGCCGCCGCCCGCGAGGAGCTCACGCCGATGCTCTCGCAGTACGCGGACCTGTGTGCCGCCCACGAGGACGCGCTGGTGCTGTTCCAGGTCGGCGATTTCTACGAGGCGTTCTGCGAGGCGGCCGAGGTCGTCGCGCGGGTCTGCGAGGTGACGCTCACGGAGCGCTCCGACTCCACCGGCGACTACCCGATGGCGGGGATCCCGATCGACAACGCCGCTCCGTACCTCGAGTCGCTGCTCGACGCCGGCTACCGCGTCGCCGTCGGCGACCAGGTCGAGGACGCCGAGCAGGCGTCCGGGCTGGTCGACCGCGCCGTCACCGAAGTGATCACGCCCGGAACCGTCGTCGAGGACGACCTGCTGGAGGCGGGGACGACGAACTACGTGGCGGCGGTGGCCGCGAGCGACGGGGGCGAAGTCGGCTCCGAGATCGAGGTCGGCCTCGCCGCCGTCGACGTCTCCACGGGCGAGTGCCTCGTCACGTCGGGCGACCGCGACGCCGTCGCCGGGGAGCTCGACCGGATCGCGCCGGCGGAACTGATCGCGGGGCCGGACGCCTCCGCCTTCGAGCCCCCGGACGCCGAGAACGGTTGGACGACCCACGAGCACGACCCGAGCGCCTTCGGGCGGCGCGCCGCGACCGAGCGGCTGGAGCCGTACCTCCCGGCCCCGGACCGGCGGTTCGAGGCCGACACCGAGCTGCGCGCGGCCGGGGCGGTGCTCGCGTACGCCGAGTACACGCAGGGCGACGACGGCCCGCTCTCGTACGTCACCCGGATCCGGCGGTACGACCCCCGCGACCGGCTCCGGCTCGACGCGGCCGCCCAGCGCAGCTTGGAGCTGTTCGAGAACCGCGGGCTCGGCGCCAGCGACACCCTGTTCGACGTCCTCGACGAGACGAGCTGCGCGCTCGGCCGACGCTGTCTGGAGCGGTGGCTCCGCCGCCCCCTCGTCGACGCCGACGCGATCCGGCGCCGCCACGACGCGGTCGGCGAGCTGGCCGACCGCACGCTGGCCCGCGAGGGGGTCGCCGACGCGCTCGCGGCCGCCTACGACCTCGAACGCCTCGTCGGGCGCGTCTCTCGGGGCCGGGCCGACGCCCGCGACCTGCGCTCGCTCCACGCGACGCTCGCGGTCGTGCCGGAACTGAAGGCGACGCTGGCGGGTGCTGACGACGCGGGCGGGGGCGGCGCCGGGGACGACGCGGACGAGGCAGACGACAACGACGCCGATCGCCCCCGCACCGACCACCTCCGCGACCTCCGCGACCGCCTCGACGAGCTGGTTGAAATCCGCGAGCTGATCGACGAGGCGATCGCGGTCAACCCCCCGCCCGAGATCACCGACGGCGGCGTGATCCGGGAGGGGTTCGACGACGACCTCGACGCGCTCCGCGCGACCGAGCGCGAGGGCCGCGAGTGGGTCGCCGACCTGGAGGCGGGCGAGCGCGAGCGCACCGGGATCGACTCGCTGTCGGTCGGGCACAACAAGGTCCACGGCTACTACATCGAGGTGACCGACGCCAACCTCGACAGCGTCCCCGACGACTACCGCCGCCGGCAGACGCTGAAGAACAGCGAGCGCTACGTGACGCCCGAGCTGAAGGAGCGCGAGGAGGAGATCGTCGGCGCCGCCGAGCGCGCGGACGCCATGGAGTACGAGCTGTTCGCCGACGTCCGCGAGCGTGTCGCGGCCGAGACGGAGCGGATCCAGGGGCTCGCGGACGCGCTCGCGGAGCTCGACGCGCTCGCGTCGCTGGCGACCGTGGCGGTCGAGGGCGACTACGTCCGCCCGAAAATTCGCGACGACCCCGACGCCGGGATCGAAATCGAGGGGGGTCGCCACCCCGTCGTCGAGCGCGCCGAGGCGTCGTTCGTCCCGAACGACGCCGACCTTCCCCGGGGGTCGGTCGCCGTGATCACGGGGCCGAACATGAGCGGGAAGTCGACGTACATGCGGGCGGTCGCGCTGGCGGTCGTCTTGGCACAGACCGGCTCGTTCGTCCCCGCCCAGGCGGCCTCGCTCCCCGTCTTCGACCGGCTGTTCACACGCGTCGGCGCCTCCGACGACATCGCGGGCGGCCAGTCGACGTTCATGCGCGAGATGAGCGAGCTGACGGAGATCCTCCACGACGCCGGCCCCGACTCGCTCGTCCTCCTCGACGAGGTCGGCCGCGGCACCGCGACGACCGACGGGCGCGCCATCGCCCGCGCGGCCGCCGAGTTCGTCCACGACGAGCTGGGCGCCACCGCGCTGTTCGCCACCCACTACCACGGGCTCACAGACCTCGCCGACGAGCGCGAGCGCGTCTTCAACCTCCACTTTACCGCCACCCGCGAGGACGGTGACGTGACGTTCCTCCACCGGGTCGTCCCCGGCGCCTCCTCCTCGTCGTACGGCGTCGAGGTCGCCGAGCTCGCCGGCGTCCCCGCGCCCGTCGTCGAGCGCTCCCGGTCGCTGGTGGCGGCCGACGAGACGGGCGAACCGTCCGAGGGCGAGGCCGCGTCGGAGGGCGACGGATCGGCGAGTCCGGACGCGTCAACCGACGCGACGACCAGGGCACCAACCGACGGGGCGGATCCAGACGACGTCTCCCTCCGCGAGTTTCTCGCCGAGGAGAGCAGCGATGACGCGACCGGCGACGACGCACCGACCGCGGCCGACGGGACCGAAGTCGGCGAAACCGAGGTCGACGATCCCGGCGTCGCCCCCGAGAGCGACCTCGCCGCCGACCTCCGCGACCTCGACCTCGCCCGGACGACGCCGATCGAGGCGCTGAACGCCCTCCACGACCTCCAGTCGAGGCTCGACGATGGCGGGTGA
- a CDS encoding J domain-containing protein: MTNRTIIVGMAATFIGLTALLLVAGVVVSPVLLAVAVPFGVVSYFLWYHASGKLRDRVRREAAHAGPTERERARRRARTAEHRRSARRTAGATDGGFGGAAAGGARSTGGPGARGPGAGGRRDPRDRAPPTAGMTERDAYETLGLNRTADQETIRETYRERAKRLHPDGEDGDEETFKELNEAYELLKN, translated from the coding sequence GTGACGAATCGGACGATCATCGTCGGCATGGCGGCGACGTTCATCGGGCTGACGGCCCTGCTGCTCGTCGCCGGGGTCGTGGTCTCGCCCGTCCTGCTGGCCGTGGCCGTCCCGTTCGGCGTGGTCTCGTACTTCCTCTGGTACCACGCCAGCGGCAAGCTCCGCGATCGGGTCCGCCGGGAGGCCGCTCACGCCGGCCCGACCGAGCGCGAGCGGGCGCGACGCCGCGCCCGGACGGCCGAACACCGCCGCTCCGCGCGCCGGACCGCGGGCGCGACAGACGGCGGGTTCGGCGGCGCGGCGGCCGGCGGCGCGCGGAGCACGGGCGGTCCCGGTGCGCGCGGCCCGGGCGCTGGCGGACGACGGGACCCCCGGGACCGCGCCCCGCCGACCGCCGGGATGACCGAGCGCGACGCGTACGAGACGCTCGGCCTCAACCGGACCGCGGACCAAGAGACGATCCGCGAGACGTACCGGGAGCGGGCGAAGCGGCTCCACCCCGACGGTGAGGACGGCGACGAGGAGACGTTCAAGGAGCTGAACGAGGCGTACGAGCTCCTGAAGAACTGA
- the mobA gene encoding molybdenum cofactor guanylyltransferase — translation MTTGAIVAGGRSTRFGDRDKSVAALAGTPMIRRVADRLAGADDPVPPGAARASEGDPVVDDLVINCRPDQREAIATALAGLSLPVTWALDGEPDLGPTAGIRNACRAAPSEYVAVVACDMPFVDPEFLASLREDAAGREAAVPRLDDRWLQTTQAVYRADAMADACDRALARGDRKVLAALEELDRVVVGAEAIRSRTTERTFTNVNTRAELSEAEDAIAEAVGAAGNGDGQE, via the coding sequence GTGACCACCGGAGCCATCGTCGCCGGCGGGCGCTCGACCCGCTTCGGCGACCGCGACAAGTCCGTCGCCGCGCTCGCCGGGACGCCGATGATCCGCCGGGTCGCGGACCGGCTCGCGGGGGCGGACGACCCGGTCCCGCCGGGTGCGGCCCGCGCATCGGAGGGTGACCCCGTCGTCGACGACCTCGTGATCAACTGCCGGCCCGACCAGCGCGAGGCGATCGCGACCGCGCTGGCGGGGCTCTCGCTCCCGGTTACCTGGGCGCTCGACGGCGAGCCCGACCTCGGGCCGACCGCCGGGATCCGCAACGCCTGCCGGGCCGCCCCCTCCGAGTACGTCGCCGTCGTCGCCTGCGACATGCCGTTCGTCGACCCGGAGTTCCTCGCCTCGCTCCGCGAGGACGCGGCGGGCCGCGAGGCCGCGGTCCCGCGGCTCGACGACCGATGGCTCCAGACGACGCAGGCGGTCTACCGCGCCGACGCGATGGCCGACGCCTGTGATCGCGCGCTCGCCCGCGGCGACCGGAAGGTGTTGGCGGCGTTAGAGGAACTGGACCGGGTCGTCGTCGGCGCCGAGGCGATCCGCTCGCGGACGACGGAACGGACGTTCACGAACGTCAACACCCGAGCGGAGCTCTCGGAGGCGGAGGACGCGATCGCGGAGGCGGTCGGGGCGGCCGGTAACGGCGACGGTCAGGAGTAA
- the pdxS gene encoding pyridoxal 5'-phosphate synthase lyase subunit PdxS, translating into MAEDTDLEGLKRGTDLVKRGFAQMQKGGVIMDVVNREQARIAEDAGAVAVMHLESVPADIRKRGGVARMADPGKLEEVIEEVSIPVMGKARIGHTAEAQILEAAGADMVDESEVLTQADDRYHIDKREFTAPFVCGARNLPEALRRIDEGAAMIRTKGEAGTGDVNQAVTHQRNIQRAIGQLEGMAYEERDEWAREHGAPRELVHETADRGRLPVVNFAAGGIATPADAALMMQHGCDGIFVGSGIFGAENPPAMGESIVAAVNNYDDPEKLKEIAKSPGKGMKGQSNADMAEEEKLQGRGV; encoded by the coding sequence ATGGCAGAGGACACCGACCTGGAGGGACTAAAACGCGGGACTGACCTAGTCAAGCGCGGCTTCGCACAGATGCAGAAGGGCGGAGTCATCATGGACGTCGTCAACCGCGAGCAGGCTCGGATCGCCGAGGATGCCGGGGCGGTCGCAGTGATGCACCTCGAATCGGTCCCGGCCGACATCCGCAAGCGCGGCGGCGTCGCTCGGATGGCCGACCCGGGGAAACTCGAAGAAGTCATCGAAGAGGTGTCTATTCCCGTGATGGGCAAGGCTCGGATCGGCCACACCGCCGAGGCACAGATCTTGGAAGCCGCGGGCGCCGACATGGTCGACGAGTCCGAGGTGCTGACGCAGGCCGACGACCGCTACCACATCGACAAGCGCGAGTTCACCGCTCCGTTCGTCTGCGGGGCGCGGAACCTCCCCGAGGCGCTCCGCCGTATCGACGAGGGCGCGGCGATGATCCGTACGAAGGGCGAAGCGGGAACCGGCGACGTGAACCAGGCGGTCACCCATCAGCGCAATATCCAGCGTGCTATCGGTCAGCTCGAAGGGATGGCGTACGAGGAGCGCGACGAGTGGGCCCGCGAACACGGCGCCCCCCGGGAGCTCGTCCACGAGACGGCGGACCGCGGTCGCCTCCCGGTCGTCAACTTCGCGGCCGGCGGCATCGCGACGCCCGCCGACGCCGCGCTCATGATGCAACACGGCTGTGACGGCATCTTCGTCGGGTCGGGTATCTTCGGCGCGGAGAACCCCCCGGCGATGGGCGAGTCCATCGTCGCGGCGGTCAACAACTACGACGACCCCGAGAAGCTCAAGGAGATTGCGAAGAGCCCCGGCAAGGGGATGAAGGGCCAGTCGAACGCGGACATGGCCGAAGAAGAGAAGCTGCAGGGCCGCGGCGTTTAA